Proteins encoded in a region of the Gallalistipes aquisgranensis genome:
- the secA gene encoding preprotein translocase subunit SecA, with protein MDILSGLIKLFFGTKSDKDRKEIEPYVEKIKAVYPSIEKLSNDELRERSEALKRAIAEYIRPDEEKIVELKAELEHADTSLEDKERISKEVDRLTKKIDEDIEVKLEEILPEAFAIMKDTARRFKENEEVVVTANDFDRELAATKDFVRIEGDKAVYSHTWNAGGSPITWDMVHYDCQLFGGVVLHKGKIAEMATGEGKTLVATLPVFLNALARKGVHVVTVNDYLARRDSEWMGPMYEFHGLSVDCIDRHEPNSEARRKAYMADITFGTNNEYGFDYLRDNMAISAEDLVQRKHHFAIVDEVDSVLIDDARTPLIISGPVPKGDDQMFEQYRAPIEQLYNMQKNLVTQLLADARRLIGEGKNEEGGVLLYRAHKGLPKYKPLIKFLSEQGVKALMQKTENVYMQDNNRRMPEIVDDLFFVIDEKLNSVELTDKGHDVLSKAVGEDKFFVLPDVGAMIADLEKSGLTAEEKARKKDEIVNDYAVKSERVHTVNQLLKAYGMFERDVEYVVMDNKVKIVDEQTGRILEGRRYSEGLHQAIEAKERVKVEAATQTFATITLQNYFRMYHKLAGMTGTAETEASEFWSIYKLDVVVIPTNKPVIRDDRDDLIYKTKREKYNAVIEEIVKLVGEGRPVLVGTTSVEISELLSRMLKLRGIKHNVLNAKQHQLEAQVVAEAGRTGQVTIATNMAGRGTDIKLTPEVKAAGGLAIVGTERHESRRVDRQLRGRAGRQGDPGSSQFFVSLEDNLMRLFGSERIAGLMDRMGLKEGEVIQAGMMSKAIERAQRKVEENNFGIRKRLLEYDDVMNAQREVIYTRRRHALYGERVEIDLNNIMMDFAETFVENYGGDDFEDFSLEMIRQVAVQPSFDEETFKNSRKEELADRIVADLQAAYARRAQAVAETAMPVIKNVYENQGGQYENIYVPMTNGTLGYNVPVELKKCYENGCVEIYKVFSKIVMLTTIDDNWREHLREMDDLRQSVQNATYEQKDPLLIYKFESFELFSKMLNKVNREVLAVLNKGYIPVRDSSGEAMQQRREPERPKTDMSKLQTSRMEAARNAGAEDRGKPAPVHVEKKVGRNEPCPCGSGKKYKNCHGRGE; from the coding sequence ATGGACATTTTATCAGGATTGATAAAGCTCTTCTTCGGCACCAAGAGCGACAAGGACCGCAAGGAGATCGAACCCTACGTGGAGAAGATCAAGGCCGTCTACCCCTCCATTGAGAAGCTCTCCAACGACGAGCTCCGCGAACGCTCGGAGGCGCTGAAGAGGGCTATTGCGGAGTATATCCGCCCCGACGAGGAGAAGATCGTGGAGCTCAAGGCCGAGCTGGAACATGCCGACACCTCGCTCGAGGATAAGGAGCGCATCTCGAAGGAGGTGGACCGCCTGACCAAGAAGATCGACGAGGATATCGAGGTGAAGCTGGAGGAAATTCTGCCCGAGGCGTTCGCCATCATGAAGGACACGGCCCGCCGTTTCAAGGAGAACGAGGAGGTGGTGGTGACGGCCAACGATTTCGACCGCGAACTGGCCGCCACGAAGGATTTCGTGCGGATCGAGGGCGACAAGGCCGTGTACAGCCACACGTGGAATGCCGGCGGCAGCCCGATCACCTGGGATATGGTGCACTACGACTGTCAGCTTTTCGGCGGCGTGGTGCTCCATAAGGGAAAGATCGCCGAGATGGCCACGGGTGAGGGAAAGACCCTCGTGGCTACGCTGCCCGTGTTTCTCAATGCACTGGCCCGCAAGGGTGTGCACGTGGTGACGGTGAACGACTACCTGGCACGGCGCGACAGCGAGTGGATGGGGCCGATGTACGAGTTCCACGGTCTGTCGGTGGATTGCATCGACCGCCACGAACCCAACTCGGAAGCGCGTCGCAAGGCATACATGGCCGATATCACCTTCGGTACGAATAACGAGTACGGTTTCGACTACCTGCGCGACAACATGGCCATTTCGGCCGAGGACCTCGTGCAGCGCAAGCACCATTTCGCCATCGTCGACGAGGTAGACTCCGTGCTGATCGACGATGCGCGGACGCCGCTCATCATCTCCGGTCCGGTGCCCAAGGGCGACGACCAGATGTTCGAGCAGTACCGCGCCCCCATCGAACAGCTCTACAACATGCAGAAGAACCTGGTGACCCAGCTTCTGGCCGATGCCCGCCGCCTGATCGGCGAAGGGAAGAACGAGGAGGGCGGCGTGCTGCTCTACCGGGCCCACAAGGGGCTTCCCAAATACAAACCGCTCATCAAGTTCCTCAGCGAGCAGGGCGTGAAGGCGCTCATGCAGAAGACGGAGAATGTCTACATGCAGGACAACAACCGCCGTATGCCGGAGATCGTGGACGACCTCTTCTTCGTGATCGACGAGAAACTCAACTCCGTGGAGCTGACCGACAAGGGACACGACGTGCTTTCGAAGGCCGTGGGCGAGGACAAGTTCTTCGTGCTGCCCGACGTGGGAGCCATGATCGCCGATCTGGAGAAGTCCGGTCTGACGGCCGAGGAGAAGGCCCGCAAGAAGGACGAGATCGTCAACGACTATGCCGTCAAGAGCGAACGGGTGCACACCGTCAACCAGTTGCTCAAGGCATACGGCATGTTCGAGCGCGACGTGGAGTACGTGGTGATGGACAACAAGGTGAAGATCGTGGACGAGCAGACGGGCCGTATCCTCGAAGGCCGCCGTTATTCGGAGGGGCTGCACCAGGCCATCGAAGCCAAGGAGCGCGTGAAGGTCGAGGCCGCTACGCAGACTTTTGCCACGATCACCCTCCAGAACTATTTCCGTATGTACCACAAGCTGGCCGGTATGACCGGTACGGCCGAAACGGAGGCATCCGAGTTCTGGAGCATCTACAAACTGGACGTGGTGGTGATCCCGACCAACAAACCGGTGATCCGCGACGACCGCGACGACCTGATCTACAAGACCAAGCGCGAGAAGTACAACGCCGTGATCGAGGAGATCGTGAAACTGGTGGGCGAGGGGCGTCCCGTGCTGGTGGGTACCACCTCGGTCGAGATTTCCGAACTGTTGAGCCGCATGCTGAAACTGCGCGGTATCAAGCATAACGTGTTGAATGCCAAGCAGCACCAGCTGGAGGCCCAAGTGGTGGCTGAAGCCGGGCGCACGGGCCAGGTGACCATCGCCACCAATATGGCCGGCCGCGGTACCGATATCAAGCTGACTCCGGAGGTGAAGGCTGCCGGAGGTTTGGCCATCGTGGGTACCGAACGCCATGAATCGCGCCGCGTGGACCGCCAGTTGCGCGGCCGTGCCGGACGTCAGGGAGACCCCGGTTCGTCGCAGTTCTTCGTCTCGCTGGAGGATAACCTGATGCGTCTGTTCGGTTCGGAGCGTATTGCCGGGCTGATGGACCGCATGGGACTCAAGGAGGGTGAGGTGATCCAGGCCGGCATGATGTCGAAGGCCATCGAGCGCGCCCAGCGCAAGGTGGAGGAGAACAACTTCGGTATCCGGAAGCGGCTGCTGGAGTACGACGACGTGATGAACGCCCAGCGCGAGGTGATCTACACGCGCCGCCGCCATGCCCTCTACGGCGAACGGGTAGAGATCGACCTGAACAACATCATGATGGATTTCGCGGAGACTTTCGTGGAGAATTACGGCGGGGACGATTTCGAGGACTTCTCGCTGGAGATGATCCGCCAGGTGGCCGTGCAGCCCTCGTTCGACGAGGAGACGTTTAAGAACTCCCGGAAGGAGGAGCTCGCGGACCGGATTGTGGCCGATCTTCAGGCCGCCTATGCCCGCCGGGCGCAGGCCGTGGCCGAGACCGCGATGCCCGTCATCAAAAACGTGTATGAGAACCAGGGCGGCCAGTATGAGAATATCTACGTGCCGATGACCAACGGTACGCTGGGGTACAACGTACCGGTCGAGCTGAAAAAGTGTTACGAGAACGGCTGTGTCGAGATCTACAAGGTGTTCAGCAAGATCGTGATGCTCACCACGATCGACGACAACTGGCGCGAGCACCTGCGCGAGATGGACGACCTGCGCCAGAGCGTGCAGAACGCCACCTACGAGCAGAAGGACCCGCTCCTGATCTACAAGTTCGAGTCGTTCGAACTGTTCAGCAAGATGCTGAACAAGGTGAACCGCGAAGTGCTGGCCGTGCTCAACAAGGGATATATCCCCGTGCGGGACAGTTCGGGCGAGGCGATGCAGCAGCGCCGCGAGCCGGAGCGTCCCAAGACCGACATGAGCAAGCTCCAGACCTCCCGCATGGAAGCCGCCCGTAATGCCGGGGCCGAGGACCGCGGCAAGCCGGCTCCGGTCCACGTGGAGAAGAAGGTCGGGCGCAACGAACCCTGTCCCTGCGGCAGCGGCAAGAAGTACAAGAACTGCCACGGACGGGGCGAATGA
- a CDS encoding DUF2851 family protein, translating into MKPNADNRLLRLVWGERLYRPERLNLVDGGRIEVVSPGDPDDVTGSFTGAQIVLEGAVCRGDVLVGECGGDRNPRLRAVADRAVLQVVAAPSVPVCRAGGDPLPQAVMAVEESVLEVYGELLSRAGSCRCGEEIARMDGFKRLSLMTRLQVERLHRKSCELMEIHAGGGENWNETLYVMLFRAMGDNRNKEAFTRLARTVPYTAVSRERGSLFSVEALLLGGSGLLETRSEDDYILHLRKEFEYLRRKYGIVPMRPIAWKLGGIQPYNAPVLRIVQMAAFLTAKEFVFDNLLACRTPQDVQRLFSAEASGYWTTHFTPSRRSAFTPKRIGTEKANLLGINLVSVLQFAYANSRDDDRLREAAIALLEQTPCERNRIVAGWQACGVEIGNAFDSQAMLELTRLYCGQKRCAECGLGKYLIKRRFA; encoded by the coding sequence ATGAAACCTAACGCAGACAATCGGCTGCTCCGTCTGGTGTGGGGCGAACGGCTCTATCGTCCGGAGAGGCTGAACCTTGTCGACGGGGGACGTATCGAGGTCGTTTCCCCGGGCGATCCGGACGATGTGACGGGCTCTTTCACCGGAGCCCAGATCGTGCTGGAGGGTGCCGTATGTCGCGGAGACGTGTTGGTGGGAGAGTGCGGAGGGGATCGCAACCCTCGGCTTCGCGCGGTTGCCGACCGGGCGGTGCTTCAGGTGGTGGCCGCTCCTTCCGTGCCCGTCTGCCGTGCGGGCGGCGATCCGCTGCCCCAGGCGGTGATGGCCGTGGAGGAGTCCGTTCTGGAGGTTTACGGTGAGTTGCTTTCCCGGGCGGGCAGTTGCCGGTGCGGGGAGGAGATCGCGCGGATGGACGGTTTCAAGCGTCTGTCGCTGATGACCCGGCTGCAGGTCGAACGCCTCCACCGCAAGAGCTGCGAACTGATGGAGATTCATGCCGGGGGCGGGGAGAACTGGAACGAAACGCTTTATGTGATGCTCTTCCGTGCGATGGGAGACAACCGGAACAAGGAGGCGTTCACGCGTCTGGCCCGTACGGTGCCTTACACTGCGGTCTCACGCGAGCGGGGCTCGCTCTTTTCGGTCGAAGCCCTGCTGCTGGGCGGTTCGGGACTGCTCGAAACCCGCAGCGAGGACGATTATATCCTACATCTGCGGAAAGAGTTCGAGTACCTGCGGCGCAAGTACGGAATCGTTCCGATGCGGCCGATCGCCTGGAAACTGGGCGGTATACAACCCTACAATGCCCCGGTGCTCCGGATCGTGCAGATGGCTGCTTTCCTGACCGCGAAGGAGTTCGTGTTCGACAACCTGCTTGCCTGCCGTACGCCGCAGGACGTGCAGCGCCTCTTCAGTGCCGAGGCATCCGGGTACTGGACCACCCACTTCACCCCTTCGCGCCGTTCGGCGTTCACGCCCAAACGGATCGGGACGGAAAAGGCCAACCTGCTCGGGATCAATCTGGTGAGCGTGCTCCAGTTCGCCTATGCCAACAGCCGGGATGACGACCGGCTGCGCGAGGCGGCCATCGCCCTGCTGGAACAGACTCCCTGCGAGAGGAACCGGATCGTCGCCGGGTGGCAGGCGTGCGGTGTGGAGATAGGGAACGCCTTCGACTCGCAGGCCATGCTGGAGCTGACCCGTCTGTACTGCGGGCAGAAACGGTGCGCCGAATGCGGATTGGGTAAATATCTAATAAAACGGCGTTTCGCATAG
- a CDS encoding iron-sulfur cluster assembly protein — MTTTPQEILRMEQDIILTLKNIYDPEIPVNIYDLGLVYEIDVEPGGVVNIRMTLTAPNCPMADQLVEDVNNNVAKVKGVTEVNVVLTFDPPWDRNMISEEALLELGML; from the coding sequence ATGACGACCACTCCGCAGGAAATCCTGCGCATGGAGCAGGATATTATCCTCACGCTGAAAAACATTTACGACCCGGAAATCCCGGTCAATATCTACGACTTGGGACTGGTGTACGAAATCGACGTGGAGCCGGGCGGCGTGGTGAACATCCGCATGACGCTCACCGCCCCGAACTGTCCCATGGCGGACCAGCTGGTGGAGGACGTGAACAACAACGTGGCCAAAGTGAAAGGCGTGACCGAGGTGAATGTCGTACTGACGTTCGATCCCCCCTGGGACCGGAACATGATTTCGGAGGAGGCGCTGCTCGAACTGGGCATGCTGTGA
- a CDS encoding SufE family protein: protein MTTDHVQEQIIDDFSVFDEWLDKYNYLIELSRELPAIDERHRTEQYLIKGCQSRVWVDAELRDGRVYFAADSDAIITKGIIALLIKVLNGRTPQEIIDTELYFIDRIGLSENLSPTRSNGLLAMIRQMKMYAVAFAAREEGGAA, encoded by the coding sequence ATGACGACAGATCACGTACAGGAACAGATCATAGACGATTTCTCCGTCTTCGACGAGTGGCTGGACAAATACAATTATCTGATCGAACTGAGCCGCGAGCTCCCCGCGATCGACGAACGGCACCGCACCGAACAGTACCTTATCAAGGGGTGCCAGTCGAGGGTGTGGGTGGATGCCGAGCTGCGCGACGGCCGGGTGTACTTCGCCGCCGACAGCGACGCGATCATCACCAAGGGGATCATCGCCCTGCTCATCAAAGTGCTCAACGGACGCACGCCGCAGGAGATCATCGACACGGAACTCTATTTCATCGACCGGATCGGCCTTTCGGAGAACCTCTCCCCGACCCGCTCCAACGGGTTGCTGGCCATGATCCGGCAGATGAAGATGTACGCCGTGGCGTTCGCCGCCAGGGAGGAAGGAGGCGCGGCATGA
- a CDS encoding alkaline phosphatase family protein produces MRAISLFFLSIITVGASAQGVRKPRLVVNVVVSQLRYDDLVRYGDKFTEGGFNRFLREGMTFTESEYDYMQTTTPAGLATLTTGANPSAHGVVNAGWYDYVNNKPVSLADDPSVSGLECDAGVGRYSPLHVVVPTLGDRLKEESPRSKVVTVASDPVSAVVMGGQTSDVYWMDTTRCTWISSTAYMRTLPDWVVRYNGQRLADTYLDYEWKLLNHRESYRNESYSVIDFEPESRFRKIAALGFLRRKEISRDYARIPHTPAGITLVKDFAKQAVIYEDLGKDEHADLLNICFDTPRYIGSAFGGGSMEREDMLYRMDTELADLLDFIYAQVPEKDVLVVLTSDHGVSDPFDAGARPRERFNAAQFRVIVNGFLCAQYGSGEWVVGYRDRQLYLNRTLIYSQNLSLEEVQNRTAAFALQFRGVSHALTATALSGGSFAEGYGKRMQNSFYPKRSGDVLINLMPGWIEEDEQARALSGSLYDYDTHVPLMWLGAGIPACRVRAPADMRDVAPTLARILRITRPVASEGKPIEALVSLLEE; encoded by the coding sequence ATGCGTGCGATTTCCCTCTTTTTCCTCTCGATAATCACCGTAGGCGCTTCGGCCCAGGGTGTCCGCAAGCCCCGGCTGGTGGTCAACGTCGTGGTCAGCCAGTTGCGCTACGACGATCTGGTTCGTTACGGGGACAAGTTCACCGAGGGCGGTTTCAACCGTTTTCTGCGGGAGGGCATGACCTTTACCGAGAGCGAATACGACTATATGCAGACCACCACGCCGGCCGGTCTGGCCACCCTTACCACGGGGGCCAATCCCTCGGCGCACGGAGTGGTGAATGCGGGGTGGTACGACTACGTGAACAACAAGCCGGTCTCGCTGGCCGACGATCCCTCCGTCTCCGGACTGGAGTGCGATGCCGGAGTGGGGCGCTATTCCCCCCTTCATGTGGTGGTGCCCACGCTGGGCGACCGGCTGAAGGAGGAGAGCCCCCGCAGCAAGGTGGTGACCGTCGCGTCTGATCCCGTGTCGGCCGTGGTGATGGGAGGACAGACCTCCGACGTCTACTGGATGGACACCACCCGCTGCACCTGGATATCCTCGACCGCCTATATGCGGACGCTGCCCGACTGGGTCGTCCGCTACAACGGGCAGCGGCTGGCCGATACCTATCTGGACTACGAGTGGAAATTGCTCAACCACCGGGAGAGCTATCGCAATGAGAGCTATTCGGTGATCGACTTCGAACCCGAGAGCCGTTTCAGAAAGATCGCGGCGCTGGGCTTCCTGCGCAGGAAAGAGATATCCCGCGACTATGCCCGGATTCCCCATACACCGGCCGGTATCACGCTGGTGAAGGATTTCGCCAAGCAGGCGGTCATCTACGAGGACCTGGGCAAGGACGAACACGCCGACCTGCTCAATATCTGTTTCGATACGCCCCGATATATCGGCAGCGCTTTCGGAGGCGGGTCGATGGAACGGGAGGACATGCTCTACCGCATGGACACCGAACTGGCCGACCTGCTCGATTTTATTTACGCGCAGGTGCCGGAAAAGGATGTGTTGGTCGTGCTGACGTCCGATCACGGGGTCAGCGATCCGTTCGACGCCGGGGCCCGTCCCCGGGAGCGGTTCAACGCGGCGCAGTTCCGGGTGATCGTGAACGGCTTCCTGTGTGCCCAATACGGATCGGGCGAGTGGGTCGTGGGATACCGCGACCGGCAGCTCTACCTGAACCGGACGCTGATTTACAGCCAGAACCTTTCGCTGGAGGAGGTGCAGAACCGCACGGCGGCCTTCGCTCTCCAGTTCCGGGGCGTCTCCCATGCGCTGACGGCCACCGCGCTGAGCGGCGGGTCGTTCGCCGAGGGGTACGGCAAGCGGATGCAGAACAGTTTCTATCCCAAGCGCTCGGGCGATGTGCTCATCAATCTGATGCCGGGATGGATCGAAGAGGACGAACAGGCGCGGGCCCTGTCGGGTTCGCTCTACGACTACGACACCCATGTGCCGCTGATGTGGCTGGGAGCCGGTATTCCCGCCTGCCGGGTGCGGGCACCCGCCGATATGCGGGACGTGGCGCCCACTTTGGCACGTATCCTGCGAATCACGAGACCCGTAGCTTCCGAGGGCAAACCCATCGAAGCGCTTGTATCACTACTTGAAGAGTAA
- a CDS encoding GSCFA domain-containing protein, whose product MEFRTPIRIPAFGFGIDHSVPGLAVGSCFAEEIAGRLARAKFPVVCNPFGVLYNPLSVAGMFRSLAGGRRYGRADLVRNGELWVSFDHHGSFSDPDPDVVLERIARASAAGEEALHGAGYVIVTLGTAWVYERKADGAVVANCHRFPASEFVRRRLSVREVVEAFAPLLEKAPEGEDGRASGGCLGGKKVIFTVSPVRHLKDGLAENALSKAMLLVAVHELTERYPDTVYFPAYEILTDDLRDYRFYAADMVHPSETAAEYVWQLFREAALSPAARALADRIGEIVRAAAHRPLRPDTEAARRFRHTYYEQARLLMQECPPVDMSAEMERFRE is encoded by the coding sequence ATGGAGTTCCGCACCCCGATACGGATTCCCGCGTTCGGTTTCGGAATCGACCATTCGGTTCCGGGGCTGGCCGTGGGTTCCTGCTTCGCCGAGGAGATCGCCGGGCGGCTGGCCCGGGCGAAATTCCCCGTCGTGTGCAATCCGTTCGGCGTGCTGTACAATCCGCTCTCGGTGGCGGGCATGTTCCGGTCGCTGGCCGGAGGACGCCGCTACGGCAGGGCCGATCTGGTGCGCAACGGGGAGCTTTGGGTCAGCTTCGACCATCACGGCAGTTTTTCCGATCCCGATCCGGACGTGGTGCTGGAGCGGATCGCCCGTGCTTCGGCAGCCGGAGAAGAGGCGTTGCACGGTGCCGGCTACGTGATCGTCACGCTGGGAACGGCCTGGGTGTACGAACGGAAGGCGGACGGAGCCGTCGTGGCCAACTGCCACCGTTTCCCCGCCTCGGAGTTTGTCCGCCGCCGGCTTTCGGTGCGGGAGGTCGTGGAGGCCTTCGCACCTCTGCTCGAAAAGGCGCCGGAGGGGGAAGACGGCCGTGCTTCCGGCGGCTGCCTGGGCGGAAAGAAGGTGATCTTTACGGTGAGTCCGGTCCGTCACCTGAAGGACGGGCTGGCGGAAAACGCGCTGAGCAAGGCCATGCTGCTCGTGGCCGTTCACGAGCTGACGGAGCGTTATCCCGATACGGTCTATTTCCCGGCCTACGAAATCCTGACGGACGATCTGCGGGACTACCGGTTCTATGCCGCCGACATGGTGCATCCGTCGGAGACGGCGGCCGAATATGTCTGGCAGCTCTTTCGGGAGGCGGCCCTCTCTCCCGCCGCACGTGCGCTGGCCGACCGGATCGGGGAGATCGTCCGGGCGGCCGCCCACCGTCCGCTGCGGCCGGACACGGAGGCTGCCCGCCGCTTCCGGCACACTTATTACGAACAGGCGCGTCTGCTGATGCAGGAGTGTCCCCCGGTGGACATGAGCGCCGAAATGGAGCGGTTCCGTGAGTAA
- a CDS encoding DUF4861 domain-containing protein encodes MNFSKTCIWAVSLLLVGAVSAKNVKVNYVVTNPDSEPRKDEPVVIPVSASWVKSATVYADGKEIPSQMDDLDRDGRAEELAFVVDLEPREQKELKIVYSDRSVSADRYPSRVHAQMFLKDPGTRELTATDVVTATEDNMYNRLHHHGPAFESDMIAYRIYFDKKQTIDIYGKKNKGLELAETMWYPTDEQLARGMGDDIIRVFGSVGVGALKGWDNIGQQAIHIAPMTERQARILAKGPVRTVVDMQVKGWKYNGRDIDMNSRYILWAGHRDAQVQNTLGGDLRNLVFCTGVMKMAEHTSYVDDRGVAAVWGTDYPVNDTVKYPKQTCGLAVAIAPEYIKERRDDKVNYLYLLRPDARGRIDYRMTVAAEKESFGYKSAEQFFDYVKAWAGTRPARIGVGRMKMVTAADGITRERAFVAEELPRELTE; translated from the coding sequence CAGTGAGCCCCGCAAGGACGAGCCGGTGGTGATTCCCGTTTCGGCTTCGTGGGTGAAGTCGGCCACGGTCTATGCGGACGGGAAGGAGATTCCCTCTCAGATGGACGATCTCGACCGCGACGGACGGGCCGAGGAGCTGGCTTTCGTGGTCGATCTGGAGCCCCGCGAACAGAAGGAGCTGAAGATCGTCTATTCGGACAGGAGCGTCTCCGCCGACCGCTATCCTTCGCGGGTGCATGCCCAGATGTTTCTGAAGGACCCCGGGACCAGGGAGTTGACGGCTACGGATGTGGTGACGGCCACCGAGGACAACATGTACAATAGGCTGCATCACCACGGTCCGGCGTTCGAGTCGGACATGATCGCTTACCGCATCTACTTCGACAAGAAGCAGACGATAGATATATACGGTAAAAAGAACAAGGGACTGGAGCTGGCCGAAACCATGTGGTACCCCACCGACGAGCAACTGGCCCGGGGGATGGGCGACGACATCATCCGCGTTTTCGGCAGCGTGGGCGTGGGTGCCCTCAAGGGCTGGGACAACATCGGGCAGCAGGCGATCCATATCGCCCCGATGACCGAGCGTCAGGCGCGGATTCTGGCCAAAGGTCCCGTGCGCACGGTGGTGGATATGCAGGTGAAGGGCTGGAAATACAACGGCCGCGACATTGATATGAACTCCCGGTACATTCTTTGGGCCGGGCACCGCGATGCCCAGGTGCAGAACACGCTCGGGGGCGACCTGCGGAACCTCGTGTTCTGCACGGGCGTGATGAAGATGGCCGAGCACACCTCTTATGTGGACGATCGGGGCGTCGCCGCCGTGTGGGGAACGGACTATCCGGTGAACGACACCGTGAAATACCCCAAACAGACCTGCGGGCTGGCCGTGGCCATCGCTCCGGAGTACATCAAGGAGCGCCGTGACGACAAGGTCAACTATCTCTACCTGCTCCGTCCCGACGCGCGGGGCCGGATCGACTACCGCATGACGGTGGCCGCCGAGAAGGAGAGTTTCGGATATAAGAGCGCGGAACAGTTTTTCGATTACGTGAAGGCGTGGGCCGGGACCCGGCCCGCCCGGATCGGCGTGGGCCGCATGAAGATGGTGACGGCCGCCGACGGCATTACGCGCGAACGCGCTTTCGTGGCCGAGGAACTGCCCCGCGAACTGACCGAATAG